From the candidate division Zixibacteria bacterium HGW-Zixibacteria-1 genome, one window contains:
- the ilvC gene encoding ketol-acid reductoisomerase: protein MVCFIYYIMYMKQNKIIAVIGYGSQGRAWALNLKDSGREVVVGVPPRDRSRKTAKRDRMRNIFAVPEAVGMADIIVFAFPDHLHAKVYYKEIAPHLKPGSTLVFLHGLSVHFGQVIPPAICDVLLLAPLGPGTAVREKFLNKEPVGYFYCIHQNATGKAGRILKELIHDMKIDKSAMIETTFADEAVGDLFGEQAVLCGGLTELIKAGHETLVESGLSSDKAYLEVAYQLDLIIDLIKRFGIEGMYKRISMAAKYGSFLNGRRIIDEAAKKHMKMIFKEIKNGSFAEKLHKLTPDKIKKLEADLKKMTTPALDKSALKFAPKKRRK, encoded by the coding sequence ATGGTTTGTTTCATTTATTATATTATGTATATGAAGCAGAATAAAATCATTGCCGTTATCGGCTATGGTTCGCAGGGGCGGGCCTGGGCGCTCAATCTCAAAGATTCCGGACGCGAGGTCGTTGTTGGTGTGCCGCCCCGGGATCGATCACGCAAGACGGCCAAACGAGATCGGATGCGAAATATATTTGCCGTTCCCGAAGCGGTCGGCATGGCCGATATTATTGTCTTCGCCTTTCCCGATCACCTTCACGCCAAAGTTTACTATAAGGAAATAGCGCCCCATCTCAAACCGGGGAGCACCCTGGTCTTCCTTCACGGATTGTCGGTTCATTTCGGACAGGTAATACCGCCGGCAATTTGTGATGTCTTGCTGCTAGCGCCGCTTGGACCGGGAACAGCAGTACGCGAAAAGTTTTTAAATAAAGAACCGGTCGGATATTTTTACTGCATTCATCAAAACGCAACCGGCAAAGCCGGGCGGATACTTAAGGAACTTATCCATGACATGAAAATAGATAAGTCCGCCATGATAGAAACGACCTTTGCCGATGAGGCGGTCGGCGATCTGTTCGGCGAGCAGGCTGTTTTATGCGGCGGTCTGACGGAGCTTATCAAGGCGGGTCATGAGACCCTGGTCGAATCCGGGCTGTCATCGGATAAGGCATATCTTGAGGTGGCTTATCAGCTTGATCTGATTATCGACCTTATCAAGCGATTTGGTATCGAAGGGATGTATAAACGCATATCGATGGCCGCCAAATACGGTTCATTTCTGAACGGGCGAAGGATTATCGACGAAGCCGCGAAAAAGCACATGAAAATGATTTTTAAGGAAATCAAAAATGGTTCTTTTGCCGAAAAGCTGCATAAGCTGACACCTGATAAAATAAAGAAGCTGGAAGCCGATTTGAAGAAAATGACCACACCCGCGCTGGATAAATCGGCTCTTAAATTCGCTCCAAAAAAACGCCGAAAATAA
- a CDS encoding peptidylprolyl isomerase, which yields MNEREKSDVDIKRSIVDAVSNFLDNETDSLAEDILYHALLDKNYVVSRQAAQVYKEKLGQDKSAYAAFPNGLISGRKIKSLIENNRTNPKAKIVTERGEIVMELYFDVAPLTVYNFINLAQQSFYDGLMFHRVVPGFVIQGGDPHGDGWGGPGYTIRDEYSDMAFKRGMVGIAHSGKDTGGSQFFITLMPQPHLDARYTIFGQVTTGMEVVDQIVRGDKIKRIEIIVGTDK from the coding sequence ATGAATGAGCGGGAGAAATCAGATGTCGATATCAAGCGAAGTATTGTCGATGCGGTCTCGAATTTTCTGGACAACGAAACTGATTCTCTGGCGGAGGATATTTTGTATCATGCCCTGCTCGACAAGAATTATGTTGTCAGCCGTCAGGCGGCACAGGTGTACAAAGAAAAACTCGGACAGGATAAATCGGCTTACGCGGCCTTTCCGAACGGTTTAATAAGCGGACGTAAGATTAAATCACTGATCGAAAATAATCGCACTAATCCAAAGGCGAAAATTGTTACGGAGCGGGGCGAGATAGTGATGGAGCTTTACTTCGATGTCGCTCCGCTGACTGTCTATAATTTTATCAACCTGGCACAGCAGAGTTTTTATGACGGATTGATGTTCCACCGGGTGGTCCCGGGATTTGTCATCCAAGGGGGTGATCCGCACGGTGACGGCTGGGGCGGGCCCGGTTATACTATTCGGGATGAGTACAGCGATATGGCCTTCAAACGCGGTATGGTCGGGATAGCACATTCGGGTAAAGATACGGGCGGATCGCAATTTTTTATCACGCTGATGCCGCAGCCGCATCTCGACGCTCGTTATACCATATTCGGGCAGGTGACAACCGGTATGGAGGTGGTCGATCAAATTGTCCGCGGGGACAAAATCAAACGAATAGAAATTATTGTGGGGACCGACAAATGA
- a CDS encoding adenosine monophosphate-protein transferase — translation MKTKVIDIKMTPDLNMIFGMTHFIKSVEDLYEAMVTSSASVEFGIAFCEASQDCLIRSDGNSEDLIKLAEKTAFDIACGHTFIIFMRNGYPINFLPRIKSVPEVCRIFCATANPVQVIVAETELGRGVMGVIDGQMPAGIETAEHKQIRHKFLRDIGYKR, via the coding sequence ATGAAAACCAAGGTAATCGATATCAAAATGACGCCCGATCTTAACATGATTTTCGGGATGACGCATTTCATCAAGTCGGTCGAGGATTTGTATGAAGCGATGGTGACCTCATCGGCCTCGGTCGAATTCGGGATCGCTTTTTGCGAAGCATCGCAGGATTGCCTGATCCGCTCCGACGGCAACAGCGAGGATTTGATCAAGCTGGCCGAGAAAACCGCTTTCGATATCGCCTGCGGGCACACTTTTATAATATTCATGCGCAACGGCTACCCGATTAATTTCCTGCCGAGGATCAAATCTGTCCCGGAAGTCTGCCGGATATTTTGCGCCACGGCCAACCCGGTGCAGGTTATTGTCGCCGAGACCGAGCTTGGGCGCGGCGTGATGGGCGTTATCGACGGGCAAATGCCGGCCGGTATCGAGACCGCCGAGCACAAGCAAATCCGCCATAAATTTCTGCGCGATATTGGGTATAAGAGGTAG